One genomic segment of Borrelia miyamotoi includes these proteins:
- a CDS encoding response regulator, translated as MSILRVIFLLIFFFSYINLFAKQTLKFKLVDQYHPLYYKNKEGKMVGMIFHLLNKWAQDHNYNISVEYIDYLDKNKIEDDVVYLGLTYNSNLNEYLYFKNEIGKCVSALIYNGEKGKKYISSFFSDELRVGVVKNTIYEDILRFHGRVDNVFSFTDTEKLLLALRDNKVDLVYGSYKSLSSIWYSSFYPSFMKVFKSEYFYSFGVRTAISKNAISQLKYLDIDLFSYMQSLSEKEYESFNLFKLDVGMYNDYPPLSFVNSKGQFSGILVDLWNTLAREYGFSVKFVGFLKENIKRGVDDKDVSVWGGIIEDDNILSSKNYKITSPIYSLNFNLYFTNAKNSNKVINSQIIDFNLSDIQIDKSTDIVSNFSDIVNHSYGFIENSITTRYLSKLHGYNNVLRFQDPNLSQKRFLVLATNNKKLQVFAYMLNVLAKNILFDTFLQIDKNWFGQYEIEDYQDNCHGHINSSNFNIEEKIWLLRNKKLNLAVKNWYPIDYFDSSRYRGVNEWLINKIMKLTNLDFNIINVSGRDEIEELIKLGNLDMLSANLDDSNSDYVFNIKSVSEIPLHIFSNRTRPFTSQSSDRFAILKFLYTKKLETQIGKQLIQVNGFKEALDLLYRGKVNGIISDEYTATVNFEDLNIRDVKRILTVSDLKFDLNIAVYNQDYILRRIIQKILFCANVDNKLYFNDWVFNIHESSKDIMLKKSGIAVLTIGIFIFTILIFFLFNLWNEIVFSKKMYSSAIIKKKVIEDAIVAKTIFLASMSHDIRTPINGIIAAAELLQNTELLGVQKEYVQMINYSSISLLSLIDEILYISKIDMNGIYIENNEIDLEHEIEGVLKGFQSQSAKQKLDLIFYSKSDLGHYLIGDKTRLKKVLINLIGNSFKFTTDGIIVLNYECICSTQDGNGNKIVTIEFKVTDTGKGIKKKDMQVIFELFKQGDYADSKRYEGTGLGLAISKKLVSLMGGPGITVESEVGKETTFSFMLPFVLGGKIKDRALNKLELVKDKKILSVVLSKKAIEVLDRISEVFDYKDNINYFSSYEGAYKACYEYPYYDFIFINVDDSGLQEGLDFAERIENLNYNIKIVFVFHYLNSDKIVNFKYAYIQKPFKRWDFYSDWIRNGPIIDIPVVSESTSLQLKNNVSILIAEDNEINQKILKNILIVIGVKEDSIDIVDDGFKAIELLKTNRYDVAFIDIRMPSCDGFTVSKEVRKFESQNNLIPCVLIAVTAHALREYKDRCLENGMNDYLAKPIQISSIKCMLKKYLHIEVEKNKTIYDKKLNRFSDLPNLDVNGALRDLNISYDMYVELCSGFIGMIDNFMRDLDEAFNADDIELVKSLSHSIAGALGNMRSGLFKNFKQIEIGTGSMQELKVLYYNARKDLVVLVDNIKSQILGILEDEDPEKFKFNNNDEFLSLMQRLLNGIQNRNPKEYRGILEILKKYSLDNHNMILLDSLVKYLRLYNFEESSKIVKRMMHGNKIEKS; from the coding sequence ATGAGTATTTTAAGAGTTATTTTTTTACTTATATTTTTTTTTTCTTATATCAATTTATTTGCTAAACAAACCCTGAAATTTAAGCTTGTAGATCAATATCATCCTCTTTATTATAAAAATAAAGAAGGTAAAATGGTTGGCATGATTTTTCATCTTTTGAACAAATGGGCGCAAGATCATAATTATAATATTAGCGTAGAATATATTGATTACCTTGACAAAAATAAAATTGAAGATGATGTGGTTTATTTAGGATTAACTTATAATTCAAATTTAAATGAATATCTTTACTTTAAAAATGAGATTGGAAAATGTGTGTCTGCATTAATTTATAATGGTGAGAAAGGCAAAAAATATATCAGTTCATTTTTTTCAGACGAGTTGCGCGTAGGTGTTGTCAAGAACACTATATATGAGGATATTTTAAGATTTCATGGTCGTGTTGATAATGTTTTTTCATTTACAGATACTGAAAAATTACTTTTGGCATTAAGAGATAACAAGGTTGATTTAGTATATGGAAGTTATAAATCATTATCTAGTATATGGTATAGTTCTTTTTATCCATCTTTTATGAAAGTTTTTAAATCTGAATATTTTTATAGTTTTGGGGTAAGAACTGCCATTAGTAAGAATGCTATTAGTCAGTTAAAATATTTAGATATTGACCTTTTTAGTTATATGCAATCTCTTTCTGAAAAAGAATATGAATCTTTTAATTTATTTAAGCTTGATGTTGGAATGTATAATGATTATCCTCCTTTGAGTTTTGTGAATTCTAAAGGTCAATTTTCAGGGATTTTGGTTGATTTATGGAATACTCTTGCTAGAGAATATGGTTTTTCAGTGAAATTTGTAGGATTTCTAAAAGAAAACATTAAAAGAGGTGTGGATGATAAAGACGTATCTGTTTGGGGTGGAATTATTGAAGATGATAATATTTTAAGTTCTAAGAATTACAAAATAACATCTCCAATATACTCACTTAATTTTAACTTATATTTTACAAATGCTAAAAATAGTAATAAAGTCATAAATTCACAAATTATTGATTTCAATCTAAGTGATATTCAGATAGATAAAAGTACAGATATAGTAAGTAATTTTTCGGATATAGTAAATCATTCATATGGATTTATAGAAAATTCAATTACCACAAGGTATTTATCAAAGTTGCATGGATATAACAATGTATTGAGATTTCAGGATCCAAATTTAAGTCAAAAAAGGTTTTTAGTGTTAGCAACTAATAATAAGAAATTGCAAGTGTTTGCATATATGCTTAATGTATTAGCAAAGAATATTTTATTTGATACTTTTTTGCAAATAGATAAAAATTGGTTTGGACAATATGAGATTGAAGATTATCAAGATAATTGTCATGGTCATATAAATAGTAGTAATTTTAATATTGAGGAAAAAATTTGGTTATTGAGAAATAAAAAATTAAATCTTGCTGTGAAAAATTGGTATCCTATTGATTATTTTGATTCTAGTCGTTATAGAGGAGTAAATGAGTGGTTAATTAATAAAATAATGAAATTGACGAATTTAGATTTCAATATCATCAATGTAAGTGGAAGGGATGAGATTGAAGAATTAATCAAGCTAGGAAATTTAGATATGTTGTCTGCTAATTTAGATGACTCAAATTCAGACTATGTTTTTAACATTAAATCAGTTTCAGAAATCCCACTACATATTTTTTCAAATAGGACAAGGCCATTTACTTCTCAGTCCTCTGATCGTTTTGCAATACTTAAATTTTTGTATACAAAGAAGTTGGAAACTCAAATAGGCAAACAACTAATTCAAGTGAATGGTTTTAAAGAGGCTTTAGACCTTCTTTATAGAGGCAAGGTTAATGGAATTATTAGCGATGAATATACTGCTACTGTTAATTTTGAGGACTTGAATATTAGGGATGTTAAGAGAATTCTTACTGTGTCAGATTTAAAATTTGATTTAAATATTGCAGTTTATAACCAAGATTATATTTTAAGAAGAATTATACAAAAGATTTTATTCTGTGCAAACGTTGACAATAAATTATATTTTAATGACTGGGTGTTTAATATTCATGAGAGTTCTAAAGATATAATGCTAAAAAAGTCTGGTATAGCAGTTTTAACCATTGGTATTTTTATTTTTACTATTTTAATATTTTTCCTATTTAATTTGTGGAATGAAATAGTATTTAGCAAAAAAATGTATTCTTCTGCAATTATCAAGAAAAAAGTTATTGAAGATGCTATTGTTGCTAAAACTATTTTTTTAGCAAGTATGAGTCATGATATTCGTACTCCTATTAATGGCATAATAGCAGCTGCTGAGCTTTTACAAAATACTGAACTTTTGGGGGTTCAAAAAGAGTATGTACAAATGATAAATTATTCATCTATTTCATTACTTTCTTTAATTGATGAAATATTGTATATCTCTAAAATAGATATGAACGGGATATATATTGAAAATAATGAAATAGATTTGGAGCATGAAATTGAAGGTGTTTTAAAGGGTTTTCAGTCTCAAAGTGCGAAACAAAAGCTTGATTTGATTTTTTATTCAAAATCAGATTTAGGGCACTATTTAATAGGGGATAAAACTAGACTTAAAAAGGTACTTATTAATTTAATAGGAAATTCTTTTAAATTTACTACAGATGGGATCATAGTTTTGAACTATGAATGTATATGCAGTACACAGGATGGTAATGGTAATAAAATCGTTACTATTGAGTTTAAGGTAACTGATACTGGCAAAGGGATTAAAAAGAAAGATATGCAGGTAATATTTGAGTTATTTAAGCAAGGAGATTATGCTGATTCAAAAAGATATGAAGGAACCGGTCTTGGGCTTGCAATATCTAAGAAGCTTGTTAGTTTAATGGGTGGTCCTGGCATTACAGTTGAGAGTGAAGTAGGTAAGGAAACAACTTTTTCATTTATGTTGCCTTTTGTTTTAGGTGGCAAGATTAAAGATAGAGCATTAAATAAACTAGAGCTGGTAAAGGATAAAAAGATTTTAAGTGTGGTTTTAAGTAAAAAGGCTATCGAGGTATTGGATAGAATAAGTGAGGTTTTTGATTATAAAGATAATATAAATTATTTTTCTTCGTATGAAGGTGCTTATAAGGCTTGTTATGAATATCCTTATTATGATTTTATTTTTATAAACGTTGATGATTCTGGTTTGCAAGAAGGTCTTGATTTTGCTGAGAGGATTGAAAATCTAAATTATAACATAAAGATAGTGTTTGTGTTCCATTATTTAAATAGTGATAAGATTGTTAATTTTAAATATGCATATATTCAAAAACCTTTTAAAAGGTGGGATTTTTATTCTGATTGGATTAGAAATGGCCCCATTATAGATATTCCGGTAGTGAGTGAGTCTACTTCTCTTCAGCTTAAAAATAATGTAAGCATTTTAATAGCTGAGGATAATGAAATTAATCAGAAGATTTTAAAAAATATCTTGATTGTTATAGGTGTCAAAGAAGATTCTATCGATATTGTAGATGATGGATTTAAGGCTATTGAGCTTTTAAAAACTAATAGATATGATGTGGCTTTTATTGATATAAGAATGCCAAGTTGTGATGGATTTACAGTGTCTAAGGAAGTGCGCAAATTTGAAAGCCAAAATAACTTAATTCCATGTGTGTTGATAGCTGTGACTGCACATGCATTAAGAGAATATAAAGATAGGTGTTTAGAAAATGGAATGAATGATTATCTTGCAAAGCCAATACAAATTAGTTCAATTAAATGTATGTTAAAAAAATATTTGCATATTGAGGTTGAAAAAAATAAAACCATATACGATAAGAAGTTAAATAGATTTTCTGATTTGCCTAATTTAGATGTTAATGGGGCTTTAAGGGATTTAAATATCTCATATGATATGTATGTTGAGTTATGCAGTGGATTTATTGGCATGATTGATAATTTTATGCGTGATTTAGATGAAGCTTTCAATGCAGATGACATAGAATTAGTAAAGAGTTTGTCACATTCAATTGCTGGAGCTCTTGGTAATATGCGTAGCGGCTTATTTAAGAATTTTAAACAGATCGAGATAGGTACAGGTTCAATGCAAGAATTAAAAGTATTATACTATAATGCTCGTAAAGATTTGGTTGTACTTGTTGATAACATAAAATCTCAAATTTTAGGTATTCTTGAGGATGAGGACCCAGAAAAATTCAAGTTTAACAATAATGATGAATTTTTAAGTCTTATGCAAAGACTTTTAAATGGTATACAGAATAGAAATCCAAAAGAGTACAGAGGAATACTTGAAATTCTTAAAAAGTATAGTTTGGATAATCATAATATGATATTACTTGATTCTCTTGTTAAATACTTAAGATTATATAACTTTGAAGAAAGTTCTAAAATTGTTAAACGTATGATGCATGGTAATAAGATAGAAAAATCATGA
- a CDS encoding GGDEF domain-containing protein, with protein sequence MIKGMILDNFEEISNEPQKLLLVDDTPTNLDLLISILQHDYEIRVALNGFDALKQVEIASPDLILLDVLLPDMSGYEVCKRLKNDPETRDIPVIFISSRASIEAQLEGFNVGGVDYILKPFNSRIINARIKTHLELKRLRDYFKNLARIDGLTQIPNRRFFTDKFAKAWMQALEHKRHVIVGMLDIDYFKKYNDNYGHTNGDECLKLIAKSLNKIALRYKIDIARYGGEEFILFCVDKSLEEMIEIVSLIIEDIRSLKIVHQYSSISNFVTVSIGLAEQIPHDVNFTNIIKLADDKLYEAKISGRNQFKY encoded by the coding sequence ATGATTAAAGGTATGATTTTGGATAATTTCGAAGAGATTTCAAATGAGCCTCAAAAGTTGTTACTTGTGGATGATACTCCCACGAATTTGGATTTATTAATAAGTATATTGCAACATGATTATGAGATCAGAGTTGCATTGAATGGGTTTGATGCTTTAAAACAGGTTGAGATTGCTAGTCCTGATTTAATCCTTCTTGATGTGTTGCTTCCGGATATGAGTGGTTATGAGGTTTGTAAAAGGCTTAAAAATGATCCTGAGACTAGAGATATTCCTGTAATTTTTATTAGTTCAAGAGCCTCTATTGAGGCTCAACTTGAGGGGTTTAATGTTGGTGGAGTGGATTATATTCTGAAACCTTTTAATAGCAGGATTATTAATGCAAGAATTAAGACTCATCTTGAGCTTAAGAGGCTTAGAGATTATTTTAAAAATCTTGCAAGAATTGATGGTCTTACTCAAATTCCTAATAGAAGGTTTTTTACAGATAAATTTGCTAAAGCTTGGATGCAAGCCTTAGAGCATAAAAGACACGTCATTGTGGGAATGTTAGATATTGATTACTTTAAAAAGTATAATGATAATTATGGGCATACTAATGGTGATGAATGTCTTAAGTTGATTGCAAAGAGTTTGAATAAAATCGCGCTTAGATATAAAATAGATATTGCTCGATATGGTGGTGAGGAATTTATTTTATTTTGTGTCGATAAGAGTTTAGAAGAAATGATTGAGATTGTTAGTCTGATCATTGAGGATATTAGGAGTTTGAAGATAGTTCATCAATACAGTAGTATTTCTAATTTTGTCACAGTTTCAATTGGACTTGCTGAGCAAATTCCTCATGATGTTAATTTTACTAATATTATTAAGCTTGCTGATGATAAGTTATATGAAGCTAAGATTTCTGGCCGCAATCAGTTTAAATATTAG